The genomic segment TTTAGAGACACTGAGGCGTCCAATGGAGCGGCCGACAGAGTACCTGGCGTACCCACTACTGGTCCAGTAGACAACGAATCAAATACATCTAATTCCCAGATATACATGCTTACCTTAGGTTTGAATATAACTTTTGATACATTGCTTACTGACTGGCTCAAGTCGACATGTTGGGCGTCGGTACTATTTTTCCAAAGAAAATGTTCAGTACGTAAAAGAACATTATTTGAATCATAAAACTCTAAATCAATATCCCAATTTGCTTTCGCCTTAAATGATCTAATTGTTTTTGGAGCATCAAATTCATACCAAATAAAATTAGTACCCGAGATTGTGACGCCAGTAGATTCGTTATTGTCTGTATAGACTGCTGTAACAAGATGGACCGCATCTTTCAATGGATTTGGTGCAATAAGCCCCCCCGTATAAGCTGAAGCCTTCTCTTGTACCCCAATAAAAGGAACAAGCAATGCCAGAGCAAACAACATCAACACGATTTTCTTCAAACCCAGCCACTCCCCAATATGTAATGCTACAATCATACTAGGTAAATTAAGGAACTATAAGTCTGTTTGTCGACAAATACTTACAGTACGATTAAAGGTTAACAAAGCCCGAGAGCCAAAGCTCTCGGGCTTTTCCTTTTACTGCGCTGGTTCATATTCATCTACATCAAAGTTTACGATCTTTCCATAAACTATGTATTCGGCGCGCGCCTTGAACGGTCCAAGACTCCAGGTCTTCACGAATTTATAACGGGAGGACTGCGTCGCGGAATCTGTCCATTCCAGGAAGTCTTCCAATTGTGTAGCTGACAGGTCATACTCCTTCTCAGCTCCACCGACGAGGTGAATTGTCAGGAGTGCGCGTGATAAAGGAACTGATACAGGCTTTAAATTTACTGAATTGCTTTTTGTAGATTCATTTCCACTAGTATCAACTGCCGAAATATAAAATTCATAATTAGTACCATTTGTCAGACCAGTAACTTCATATGAAGTTGATGTTTTAGGTACAGTAGTAAGGTATACACCGTCTTTATAAATTTTATATCCTGAGATATCGGGTTCAGTATTTGCGTCCCAGTTCAATGTTGCTGAAGCATCCCCAACCGATCCCGTTAAATTTATTGGTGAAACCGGAGGAATTGAATCACCTAATTCTCCCGCAAGAAACATAGTTCCGACTAAGGAATAAGAGTCCACAGTTAAAACTGCATAACGTACAGATTGAAAATTTATATCATAATAAACGGCGTCATTAGAAAGAAAACTTTTTGTGTAGATAAGAGATCCTTGGTCGTTATATAGCTTCATCGTACCTGGTTGAGAAGCATAAAATTTTATTGTTTTAATATTATAAGTATCCGCAAATTTATAATAAAAATAATACCCGGCCCCGTAATTTCCTGTTGTCGAATCGTCCAAGTCTGTAACTCCGGCACCACCGTTTAAAGTGGTAAATGACAAGGTAGTCGGATCCTTAAAGGTAGTTAGATACAGGTGAGTTGAGTTTTTAAGTAGATTATCGTTCACAGTGTAGGTCGCAGCTGACGCTAATGAAGATAAAGCAATTAATCCTAAAAAGAAAGCTAAAACCATACCCAAAAACATTCTCATTTTTAACACAATACCACTCCCCAATATGTAATGCCACAATCATACTAGGTAAATTAAGGAACTATAAGTCTGTTTGTCGACAATTATTTACATT from the Cohnella hashimotonis genome contains:
- a CDS encoding fibronectin type III domain-containing protein yields the protein MKKIVLMLFALALLVPFIGVQEKASAYTGGLIAPNPLKDAVHLVTAVYTDNNESTGVTISGTNFIWYEFDAPKTIRSFKAKANWDIDLEFYDSNNVLLRTEHFLWKNSTDAQHVDLSQSVSNVSKVIFKPKVSMYIWELDVFDSLSTGPVVGTPGTLSAAPLDASVSLNWSAVSGSTSYIIKRSKIAGGPYTTIATAVTGTSYNDTGLTNGTKYYYVVTAINTSGESGNSNEASATPTAPISSGRALLTIHLVGGAEKEYDLSAVELDNFLDWTDSATQSSRYKFVKTWNKGPFKARAEYIVYGKIVNFDVDEYEPAQ
- a CDS encoding fibronectin type III domain-containing protein; this encodes MRMFLGMVLAFFLGLIALSSLASAATYTVNDNLLKNSTHLYLTTFKDPTTLSFTTLNGGAGVTDLDDSTTGNYGAGYYFYYKFADTYNIKTIKFYASQPGTMKLYNDQGSLIYTKSFLSNDAVYYDINFQSVRYAVLTVDSYSLVGTMFLAGELGDSIPPVSPINLTGSVGDASATLNWDANTEPDISGYKIYKDGVYLTTVPKTSTSYEVTGLTNGTNYEFYISAVDTSGNESTKSNSVNLKPVSVPLSRALLTIHLVGGAEKEYDLSATQLEDFLEWTDSATQSSRYKFVKTWSLGPFKARAEYIVYGKIVNFDVDEYEPAQ